From a region of the Georgenia yuyongxinii genome:
- a CDS encoding DUF456 domain-containing protein, which yields MAPFGELLVGAVILVGLVGAVVQLYPGGLLVLGAVGVWGVVTGGVVGWTVLVIAAVAVLGTGVAKYLLAGRYLTRAGVPGGTLLVGGVLGVVGFFVVPVVGLPLGFVLGVFLAEMGRRRNQGEAWRATVVAMKATGLTILIELAGALVATGAWVVGLLLT from the coding sequence GTGGCACCGTTCGGTGAGCTCCTCGTCGGGGCCGTCATCCTCGTCGGGCTCGTCGGCGCCGTCGTCCAGCTCTACCCCGGCGGCCTGCTGGTGCTCGGGGCCGTCGGCGTGTGGGGCGTGGTCACCGGCGGCGTGGTGGGCTGGACCGTCCTGGTCATCGCCGCCGTGGCGGTGCTCGGCACCGGCGTGGCCAAGTACCTCCTCGCCGGTCGCTACCTCACCCGCGCCGGGGTGCCCGGCGGCACCCTGCTCGTCGGCGGGGTGCTCGGTGTGGTCGGGTTCTTCGTCGTCCCGGTCGTGGGTCTGCCGCTCGGGTTCGTCCTGGGCGTGTTCCTCGCGGAGATGGGCCGACGGCGCAACCAGGGTGAGGCGTGGCGTGCCACCGTGGTCGCCATGAAGGCCACCGGGCTGACCATCCTCATCGAGCTTGCCGGCGCGCTGGTCGCCACCGGCGCCTGGGTGGTCGGTCTGCTGCTCACCTGA
- a CDS encoding LuxR C-terminal-related transcriptional regulator has translation MNQSAEARKIRVLLVDDHALVRAGVRAELASHAPDIDVVGEADDVEGAVAAAHALLPDVVLLDVHLPGGRGGGGAEVVATCTDILATTKFLALSVSDASDDVVAVIRSGARGYVTKAITADDLADAVRRVAAGDAAFSPRLAGFVLDAFGTGAADIAVHDDELDRLTAREQEVMRLIARGYAYKEVAAELFISIKTVETHVSAVLRKLQLSSRHELTRWAAARRLL, from the coding sequence ATGAACCAGTCAGCCGAGGCGCGCAAGATCCGCGTCCTCCTCGTCGACGACCACGCGCTGGTCCGCGCCGGGGTGCGGGCCGAGCTGGCCAGCCACGCGCCGGACATCGACGTGGTGGGGGAGGCCGACGACGTCGAGGGCGCCGTGGCGGCGGCGCACGCGCTGCTGCCCGACGTCGTCCTGCTCGACGTGCACCTGCCAGGCGGCCGCGGGGGCGGGGGTGCCGAGGTGGTCGCCACCTGCACCGACATCCTCGCCACCACGAAGTTCCTCGCCCTGTCGGTCTCCGACGCCAGCGACGACGTCGTCGCCGTCATCCGCTCCGGGGCGCGCGGCTACGTCACCAAGGCCATCACCGCCGACGACCTCGCCGACGCCGTGCGCCGCGTGGCCGCCGGGGACGCCGCGTTCTCCCCGCGCCTCGCCGGGTTCGTCCTGGACGCTTTCGGCACCGGCGCCGCCGACATCGCCGTGCACGACGACGAGCTCGACCGGCTCACCGCCCGCGAGCAGGAGGTCATGCGACTGATCGCGCGCGGCTACGCCTACAAGGAGGTGGCGGCCGAGCTGTTCATCTCGATCAAGACGGTCGAGACCCACGTCTCGGCCGTCCTGCGGAAGCTGCAGCTGTCCTCCCGGCACGAGCTGACGCGGTGGGCGGCGGCGCGGCGCCTGCTCTAG
- a CDS encoding ATP-binding protein → MFTAPPAPRTRLPLRRPRTGRVFGGVAAGLAAHLGWPVTAVRWAFVLTSFVAGAGAALYVWLWVTVPVGDPHDAVAPGRTRLAPRLRVGQLSPAARDMTAAVVLLGSAGLLLLWRTDVTQPATWLVPMLVVAAGAALAWGQLAEVARTGVSARRRGGVVVRVVAGVVLAVLGALLLVGRGESPMVLLRGAAAGLAIVAGVAVVLAPLLLRLVRELGSEREARAREAERADIAAHLHDSVLQTLSMIRSRAAGNEDVARLARGQERELREWLYTDRPAPGTSTADDVRRVAAEVEDRHGVPIEVVTAGDAVPDAGTPALAAATREALANAVVHGRAPVSLYVEVGAERVEVFVRDRGEGFDVDAVPADRHGVRESIIGRMRRHGGAAQIRTRAVGTEVHLTMPRKEQE, encoded by the coding sequence GTGTTCACCGCACCGCCCGCTCCCCGCACCCGGCTGCCGCTGCGCCGTCCGCGCACCGGCCGGGTCTTCGGTGGTGTGGCGGCCGGCCTTGCGGCGCACCTGGGGTGGCCGGTGACCGCCGTGCGATGGGCGTTCGTGCTCACTAGCTTCGTGGCCGGCGCCGGCGCCGCCCTGTACGTGTGGCTGTGGGTGACCGTGCCCGTCGGCGACCCGCACGACGCCGTCGCCCCCGGCCGCACGCGCCTCGCGCCCCGGCTGCGCGTGGGCCAGCTCTCGCCCGCCGCCCGGGACATGACGGCCGCCGTCGTCCTGCTGGGCTCGGCGGGCCTGCTGCTGCTGTGGCGCACCGACGTCACCCAGCCCGCCACCTGGCTCGTGCCCATGCTCGTCGTGGCCGCCGGTGCGGCGCTGGCCTGGGGCCAGCTCGCCGAGGTGGCCCGCACCGGGGTCAGTGCTCGCCGGCGTGGCGGCGTCGTCGTCCGGGTGGTCGCCGGGGTCGTGCTGGCGGTGCTGGGCGCGCTGCTGCTGGTGGGGCGGGGCGAGAGCCCGATGGTGCTGCTGCGCGGCGCGGCAGCGGGCCTGGCGATCGTGGCGGGCGTCGCCGTCGTCCTCGCGCCGCTGCTGCTGCGGCTGGTGCGCGAGCTCGGCTCCGAGCGGGAGGCCCGCGCCCGGGAGGCCGAGCGCGCCGACATCGCCGCCCACCTGCACGACTCCGTGCTCCAGACCCTGTCGATGATCCGCTCCCGCGCGGCCGGCAACGAGGACGTCGCTCGCCTGGCCCGTGGGCAGGAGCGCGAGCTGCGCGAGTGGCTCTACACCGACCGCCCCGCCCCGGGCACCTCCACCGCCGACGACGTGCGCCGGGTGGCCGCGGAGGTCGAGGACCGGCACGGCGTGCCGATCGAGGTGGTCACGGCCGGGGACGCCGTCCCGGACGCCGGCACCCCCGCGCTCGCCGCCGCCACCCGGGAGGCGCTGGCGAACGCCGTCGTGCACGGGCGGGCGCCGGTGAGCCTGTACGTCGAGGTGGGCGCCGAGCGGGTGGAGGTCTTCGTGCGCGACCGCGGCGAGGGCTTCGACGTCGACGCCGTGCCCGCCGACCGGCACGGCGTCCGGGAGTCGATCATCGGGCGCATGCGCCGCCACGGCGGGGCCGCGCAGATCCGCACCCGGGCCGTGGGCACCGAGGTGCACCTGACCATGCCACGGAAGGAACAGGAATGA
- a CDS encoding PspC domain-containing protein, which translates to MNTTDMPSGAEPRGDQQDPGPGGSAPRGNDQHASGPGAPGAGGYGAPGSTGGAPGGPGFGSGPGGPGFGGPGTPGFGGPGTPGFGGPGTPGFGGPGAPGFGGPGAPGGGPYGPPPGPRPTPTSGFFDSMRRTGIWRGEDRWIGGVAAGVARRLDVDPLLVRGILVVLTLFGGLGMLLYGVAWALLPEESDGRIHLQEALRGNVDAALAGAIAFAVIGLSRPGTWWGDWWWWGDGFFWSLIPLAAVALIVVGIVALVRRGRGHRPPAPPAGWAGPPPTWQAPPASQGPAAGHTPTWSAAAGDTGTPAPSATDWRQAGGPVWSAGTTAEPRGPESFAAPAAAPHPYPTPSPAPRPYPTTTTTAQPYSVPRPPVPPRPVTPGPGQAIVAVVLALCLLAVAALLLFDRINPVGWQLPLLISGVVLSLLGLGVLISGARGRRGGGLAVLGIILAVLVVPGTIAAATIPLNLSVSGRMGNLNATPTDTTEAARGYELAAGDLDLDLRELGDVTGLRIPVDVGAGDITVRVPADAAVRVDVDMGAGAVESRTGPGWSTGGTAGTSFDDGARFRQNWSSGLGVETSLWSPEALADKPDIVVDIDAGAGRVYVVEDAATQATETPSAPAETPSESTETPTAPAETPTDTTTTGQAATPSGLTAVTSEELS; encoded by the coding sequence ATGAACACCACCGACATGCCCTCCGGCGCGGAGCCACGGGGCGACCAGCAGGACCCGGGCCCGGGCGGCAGCGCCCCGCGCGGGAACGACCAGCACGCCAGCGGTCCGGGAGCTCCGGGCGCCGGCGGCTACGGCGCACCGGGGAGCACCGGCGGTGCACCCGGCGGTCCAGGCTTCGGCAGCGGCCCCGGCGGCCCAGGTTTCGGCGGCCCGGGCACACCCGGCTTCGGCGGCCCGGGCACACCCGGCTTCGGCGGCCCGGGCACACCCGGCTTCGGCGGCCCCGGCGCACCCGGCTTCGGCGGCCCCGGCGCACCCGGCGGGGGACCGTACGGTCCCCCGCCGGGTCCCCGCCCCACGCCCACCTCGGGCTTCTTCGACTCCATGCGCCGCACCGGCATCTGGCGCGGCGAGGACCGGTGGATCGGCGGCGTGGCCGCGGGCGTGGCCCGCCGCCTCGATGTCGACCCGCTGCTCGTGCGCGGCATTCTCGTGGTCCTCACCCTCTTCGGCGGGCTCGGGATGCTGCTCTACGGCGTCGCCTGGGCGCTGCTGCCGGAGGAGTCCGACGGCCGCATCCACCTCCAGGAGGCGCTGCGTGGCAATGTCGATGCCGCCCTCGCCGGCGCCATCGCCTTCGCCGTGATCGGGCTCTCCCGCCCCGGCACCTGGTGGGGCGACTGGTGGTGGTGGGGCGACGGGTTCTTCTGGTCCCTCATCCCGCTCGCCGCCGTCGCGCTCATTGTGGTCGGCATCGTGGCCCTGGTCCGCCGCGGCCGCGGTCACCGACCGCCCGCTCCCCCGGCCGGCTGGGCCGGCCCGCCGCCCACCTGGCAGGCGCCCCCCGCGTCGCAGGGTCCAGCCGCCGGCCACACCCCCACGTGGTCCGCCGCGGCAGGCGACACCGGCACGCCGGCCCCGTCGGCGACCGACTGGCGCCAGGCTGGTGGACCTGTGTGGTCCGCCGGGACCACTGCGGAACCGCGCGGTCCCGAGTCGTTCGCGGCGCCCGCCGCCGCACCGCACCCATACCCGACCCCCTCTCCAGCCCCGCGGCCCTACCCGACCACGACGACCACGGCGCAGCCGTACTCGGTCCCCCGACCGCCCGTTCCTCCGCGCCCGGTCACGCCCGGTCCCGGCCAGGCGATCGTCGCCGTCGTCCTGGCACTGTGCCTGCTCGCCGTGGCGGCGCTGCTCCTGTTCGACCGCATCAACCCCGTCGGCTGGCAGCTGCCGCTGCTGATCAGCGGCGTCGTGCTGAGCCTGCTCGGCCTCGGTGTCCTGATCTCCGGGGCGCGTGGCCGGCGCGGCGGCGGGCTCGCCGTGCTGGGCATCATCCTGGCGGTCCTGGTGGTGCCCGGCACCATCGCCGCCGCCACGATCCCGCTGAACCTCAGCGTCTCGGGGCGGATGGGCAACCTCAACGCCACCCCCACCGACACCACGGAGGCGGCCCGCGGCTACGAGCTCGCCGCCGGTGACCTCGACCTCGACCTGCGCGAGCTCGGCGACGTGACCGGCCTGCGCATCCCGGTGGACGTCGGCGCCGGCGACATCACCGTGCGGGTGCCGGCCGATGCCGCGGTGCGGGTTGACGTCGACATGGGGGCGGGCGCGGTCGAGTCCCGCACCGGCCCCGGCTGGTCCACGGGTGGCACCGCCGGAACGTCGTTCGACGACGGCGCCCGGTTCCGCCAGAACTGGTCCAGCGGGCTCGGGGTCGAGACCTCGTTGTGGTCGCCGGAGGCCCTCGCCGATAAGCCGGACATCGTGGTCGACATCGACGCCGGAGCCGGCCGCGTCTACGTCGTCGAGGACGCGGCGACGCAGGCGACCGAGACGCCGAGCGCGCCAGCCGAGACACCGAGCGAATCGACCGAGACGCCCACCGCGCCAGCCGAGACCCCCACGGACACCACGACGACCGGGCAGGCCGCCACACCCAGCGGGCTCACCGCCGTCACCTCTGAGGAGCTGTCATGA
- a CDS encoding aromatic ring-opening dioxygenase LigA — protein MNTKPAKVTGIIAIIAGIIFILAGGVTWGLITSNLNEQNITVADDSPMLAGDSVNGPFSAFAQAQIINTHAEAATNGKTYAELGGEVAAAQESGDTALAEELQTQRTTMMNASFLRASLFTSVVAYGVAALVMGLGVVLILVGWAFSSLGRTTPAATTQSASTV, from the coding sequence ATGAACACCAAGCCCGCGAAGGTGACCGGGATCATCGCGATCATCGCCGGCATCATTTTCATTCTGGCCGGCGGGGTCACCTGGGGCCTGATCACCTCGAACCTCAACGAGCAGAACATCACCGTCGCCGACGACTCGCCGATGCTCGCTGGCGACAGCGTGAACGGCCCGTTCTCCGCGTTCGCGCAGGCGCAGATCATCAACACCCACGCGGAAGCCGCCACGAACGGCAAGACCTACGCCGAGCTGGGTGGCGAGGTCGCCGCGGCGCAGGAGTCCGGCGACACGGCCCTGGCGGAGGAGCTCCAGACGCAGCGCACCACGATGATGAACGCCTCGTTCCTCCGGGCCTCACTGTTCACGTCCGTGGTGGCCTACGGCGTGGCCGCCCTCGTCATGGGCCTCGGCGTGGTGCTCATCCTGGTCGGGTGGGCGTTCAGCTCCCTGGGGCGGACCACTCCCGCCGCGACGACGCAGTCGGCTTCGACCGTCTGA
- a CDS encoding aromatic ring-opening dioxygenase LigA: MNFKPAKVTGIVAIVAGIIFILAGGVTWGLITSNLAEQNITVAGDSKMLPGDDVNGPFSAFAEAQIIDEHAMTATEGRTYAELGGLVKEAEAAGDTALAEELQGQRTTVMNASFLRASLFTSVVAYGVAALVMGLGVILAVIGWTFTGLAKTAPVTVVSERRERMAV; this comes from the coding sequence ATGAACTTCAAGCCCGCCAAGGTCACCGGGATCGTTGCGATCGTCGCCGGCATCATCTTCATCCTCGCCGGTGGGGTGACGTGGGGCCTGATCACCTCGAACCTGGCCGAGCAGAACATCACCGTCGCCGGGGACTCGAAGATGCTGCCCGGTGACGACGTCAACGGCCCCTTCTCCGCCTTCGCCGAGGCGCAGATCATCGACGAGCACGCGATGACCGCCACCGAGGGCCGCACGTACGCCGAGCTCGGTGGGCTGGTCAAGGAGGCCGAGGCCGCCGGTGACACCGCCCTGGCCGAGGAGCTGCAGGGCCAGCGCACCACGGTCATGAACGCCTCGTTCCTGCGGGCCTCGCTGTTCACCTCGGTCGTCGCCTACGGCGTCGCCGCCCTGGTGATGGGCCTGGGCGTCATCCTCGCCGTCATCGGCTGGACCTTCACCGGCCTGGCCAAGACCGCCCCGGTGACTGTGGTCTCCGAGCGTCGCGAGCGCATGGCCGTCTGA